The following are encoded together in the Bradyrhizobium sp. CCGUVB1N3 genome:
- the tnpB gene encoding IS66 family insertion sequence element accessory protein TnpB (TnpB, as the term is used for proteins encoded by IS66 family insertion elements, is considered an accessory protein, since TnpC, encoded by a neighboring gene, is a DDE family transposase.), which translates to MIPVPTGARVWLATGYTDMRRGFPSLALQVQEVLRKDPLSGHLFVFRGRRSDLVKMIWHDGQGACLFTKRLERGRFIWPSVAGDSVTISPAQLSYLLSGIDWRNPQETQRPARVG; encoded by the coding sequence ATGATCCCGGTTCCGACAGGCGCGCGAGTGTGGCTCGCGACAGGCTACACGGATATGCGCAGAGGCTTTCCGTCGTTGGCACTCCAAGTGCAGGAGGTGCTGCGCAAAGACCCGCTCAGCGGTCATCTGTTCGTCTTCCGCGGTCGCCGCAGCGATCTTGTGAAGATGATCTGGCACGATGGCCAGGGAGCATGCCTGTTTACCAAAAGACTCGAGAGAGGAAGGTTCATCTGGCCATCGGTTGCCGGTGATTCGGTAACGATCTCGCCGGCGCAGTTGAGCTATCTGTTGTCCGGGATCGATTGGCGCAACCCACAAGAAACCCAGCGTCCGGCGCGGGTCGGATAG
- a CDS encoding tyrosine-type recombinase/integrase, whose amino-acid sequence MTTWPDPERQLIARYLAGLSLRHADSRASYRQVLNSFQDVAECHAELGKDVLVAWLQTLSDHWMATTLLNRTRIIDRFLDHLLNIGAIERNPVTASCEACNIKRCRPVWRALASHDPEQALAELRQPKPFGSMLGGIMAEHVALMRNRGYKYTSQPAWFLRFDRFLQLNPALQDEPVEVMLEHWKKAKTTLNHAAECEKLERILARVLRHKNPSLPPRRPNPRPQKELAKQWRKPYIYTPTDVRQMLDIARSYPSQRAPLRAPSLHAMLLLAYCAGLRRGELARLDLGDVDFHAGTITIRQTKFYKMRILPLPDSAIAELRAYLDLRRQAGAPQDPHSALFWHEGRNARYTKQVIALLLVDVIRRAGLKPPEGRTGPRLHDLRHSMVVHRILEWYRSGINPHDRLPFLATYLGHKDIHSTLVYITVTQDLLHLANERFRAVGAPCLDLGQEVRP is encoded by the coding sequence ATGACAACATGGCCCGATCCCGAGCGGCAGTTGATCGCGCGCTATCTGGCAGGGCTTAGCCTGCGACACGCCGACAGCCGCGCCTCTTACAGGCAGGTGCTGAACAGCTTCCAGGACGTCGCTGAATGCCATGCCGAGCTCGGCAAGGATGTTCTGGTGGCTTGGCTGCAGACATTGTCCGACCATTGGATGGCGACGACGCTGCTGAACCGCACCCGCATCATCGATCGGTTCCTCGATCACCTTCTGAACATCGGAGCGATCGAGCGCAATCCCGTCACCGCCTCGTGCGAGGCATGCAATATCAAGCGATGTCGGCCGGTCTGGCGCGCACTAGCGTCGCATGACCCCGAACAGGCCCTTGCCGAACTCCGCCAGCCCAAGCCGTTCGGCAGCATGCTGGGCGGGATCATGGCCGAGCACGTCGCGCTGATGCGCAACAGAGGATACAAATACACCTCGCAGCCCGCATGGTTCTTGCGGTTCGATCGGTTCCTGCAGTTGAATCCTGCGTTGCAGGATGAGCCGGTCGAGGTGATGCTGGAGCATTGGAAGAAGGCAAAAACCACACTCAATCACGCTGCGGAATGTGAGAAACTGGAGCGGATCCTTGCGAGGGTCCTGCGTCATAAGAATCCGTCGCTCCCGCCGCGCCGCCCGAACCCGCGTCCGCAGAAGGAATTAGCGAAACAGTGGCGCAAGCCTTACATCTATACGCCGACCGACGTGCGGCAGATGCTCGATATTGCCCGTTCCTATCCTTCGCAACGGGCCCCGCTGCGTGCACCGAGCCTCCATGCCATGCTCCTACTGGCCTATTGCGCAGGGCTTCGGCGTGGCGAACTTGCCCGTCTCGATCTTGGTGACGTCGACTTCCACGCCGGCACAATCACAATCCGGCAAACTAAGTTCTACAAGATGAGGATACTGCCGTTGCCCGACAGCGCAATCGCCGAGCTTCGGGCTTATCTCGATTTGCGGCGGCAGGCCGGTGCACCGCAGGACCCGCACTCCGCCCTGTTCTGGCACGAGGGGCGCAACGCCCGCTACACAAAGCAGGTCATCGCCTTGTTGCTCGTCGACGTGATCCGTCGAGCGGGGCTGAAGCCGCCAGAAGGGCGAACGGGTCCCCGTCTTCATGACCTGCGCCACTCAATGGTCGTGCACCGTATCCTCGAATGGTACCGCTCGGGCATCAATCCGCATGACCGGCTGCCGTTCCTCGCGACATATCTCGGCCATAAGGATATCCACTCCACCCTCGTCTACATCACTGTTACACAAGACCTGCTGCATCTTGCGAACGAGCGGTTTAGGGCCGTAGGCGCGCCATGCCTCGATCTGGGGCAGGAGGTGCGGCCATGA
- a CDS encoding IS110 family transposase yields the protein MPIMTIGLDISKSWFQIHWITEDGEIIRKKLARGKVLDFFSRLPSCLVGLEACGSAHHWARELIKLGHKARLMPARYVRAYVKTNKHDAADAEACWEAVQRPGMRFVPIKTVEQQGILMLHRTRDLLIRQRTGAINALRGHLGELGIVAGKGKANARELMTLVDVDERIPQSARSALSILVDQIEDLELHIEGYERMILATAKDNEVCRRLMKVVGIGPYAATALAASVDHPQQFASARHFAAWLGLVPKQHSTGGKERLGGISKRGDGYIRKLLIHGARAAVHRVRIHQVTNTWIAELLGRRPFNVVTVALAHKTARIAWAIMASGEDYCARV from the coding sequence ATGCCTATCATGACAATCGGGCTCGATATCTCGAAAAGCTGGTTTCAAATCCACTGGATCACAGAGGATGGAGAAATTATCCGCAAGAAGCTCGCTCGCGGGAAGGTTCTCGATTTCTTTTCACGGCTTCCAAGTTGTCTCGTCGGTCTTGAGGCTTGCGGCAGCGCTCATCATTGGGCTCGTGAACTAATAAAGCTTGGACACAAAGCACGTCTTATGCCGGCCCGCTATGTACGAGCCTACGTAAAGACAAACAAGCATGATGCCGCGGATGCGGAGGCGTGCTGGGAAGCCGTCCAACGCCCCGGCATGCGCTTTGTCCCTATAAAAACGGTCGAACAGCAGGGAATTTTAATGCTACATCGCACGCGCGATTTGCTCATTCGACAACGCACAGGCGCGATAAATGCTCTGCGTGGTCATTTGGGCGAGTTGGGCATCGTGGCCGGAAAGGGAAAAGCGAACGCGAGAGAGCTCATGACACTCGTGGATGTTGATGAGCGCATTCCACAGAGCGCGCGTAGCGCCCTGTCAATCCTTGTCGATCAGATCGAAGACCTTGAGCTTCACATTGAAGGCTACGAAAGGATGATTCTTGCAACCGCCAAAGACAATGAAGTCTGTCGGCGTCTCATGAAGGTAGTAGGCATCGGCCCATATGCTGCCACCGCGCTGGCGGCATCGGTCGACCATCCACAACAGTTCGCTTCGGCAAGGCATTTCGCTGCCTGGCTTGGATTAGTACCGAAGCAGCATTCGACCGGGGGTAAGGAGCGTTTGGGTGGTATCAGTAAGCGCGGCGACGGCTACATTCGTAAATTGCTGATACATGGCGCCCGAGCAGCCGTTCATCGCGTCCGTATCCATCAAGTCACCAATACCTGGATAGCAGAGCTGCTCGGCAGGCGTCCCTTCAATGTCGTGACGGTTGCGCTTGCTCACAAAACGGCCCGGATTGCTTGGGCGATTATGGCCAGCGGTGAAGATTACTGCGCGCGAGTATAA
- a CDS encoding site-specific integrase, protein MNKANAFPDLMRAFFYEWLVEQRNASIHTVRSYRDTWRLFLRFVAQRTEKKVAVITLADLTADGVAAFLGHAEHDRGGTIGTRNCRLAAIRSFFNFVATKDPASIAQCVEILHIPVKRAPVSEPCYLDPAEVAAILAQPDRSTLEGIRDHALLSFLYNSGARIQEALDLCPGAIRFDSPSCVRLTGKGRKERICPLWPETVLLLKKLLERQPRALDQRLFVNRYSEPLSASGVRFKLAAYVKAAAETTPTLRTKHVTPHSFRHATAVHLVSAGVDVTVIRSWLGHVSLDTTNHYARANLETKRKALEQVSAPESVRHPPSWKRDTSLLAWLDTL, encoded by the coding sequence ATGAACAAGGCGAACGCGTTCCCGGATTTGATGCGTGCGTTCTTCTACGAATGGCTCGTCGAGCAACGCAATGCATCGATCCACACGGTCCGGTCCTATCGTGACACCTGGCGGCTGTTCCTGCGGTTCGTCGCACAGCGCACGGAAAAGAAGGTGGCGGTGATCACACTGGCCGATCTGACTGCCGACGGGGTGGCTGCCTTCCTCGGTCACGCCGAGCACGACCGCGGCGGTACGATCGGCACGCGCAACTGCAGGCTTGCCGCGATCCGCAGCTTCTTCAACTTCGTCGCGACCAAGGACCCCGCATCGATCGCTCAGTGCGTGGAAATCCTTCACATCCCGGTCAAGCGGGCGCCGGTATCGGAACCCTGTTATCTGGACCCGGCGGAGGTAGCAGCGATCCTTGCCCAGCCGGACCGCTCCACGCTCGAAGGCATACGCGATCACGCACTGCTCTCGTTCCTCTACAACAGCGGGGCACGGATACAGGAGGCTCTCGATCTGTGTCCCGGGGCGATCCGGTTCGATAGCCCAAGTTGCGTTCGTCTTACCGGCAAGGGCCGCAAGGAACGCATCTGCCCACTCTGGCCGGAAACCGTGCTGTTGCTGAAAAAGCTGCTGGAGCGACAGCCGCGTGCATTGGACCAGCGGCTGTTCGTCAACCGCTATAGCGAGCCGCTCAGCGCATCCGGCGTTCGGTTCAAGCTTGCTGCCTACGTGAAGGCGGCGGCCGAAACCACACCAACGTTGCGGACTAAGCATGTGACGCCGCACAGCTTCCGACACGCCACCGCCGTACACCTCGTCTCGGCGGGAGTCGACGTCACCGTTATCCGTAGCTGGCTTGGTCATGTGAGCCTCGACACCACCAATCACTATGCCAGGGCCAATCTGGAAACGAAGCGAAAGGCGCTGGAACAGGTCAGTGCTCCGGAATCGGTACGACATCCCCCGTCATGGAAGCGGGATACGAGCCTGCTCGCCTGGCTCGACACGCTCTGA
- a CDS encoding site-specific integrase encodes MLKSNEDLIAELKAVLAGQRYHPRTISNYCGCARRFLDYLERREIQVENVTEALVSTYISHASGMLRKRHGRSGPHQHPIPRAGIHALVRLAQGQWPPPPKAACAAEAVRFAICDEYEVWLHEARGLAPASIKALIWEARHFLTWQFRRNGDNSLTSLGVDDIDRYMDMRAPKLTRKSLSAVVNRLRALLRHLHRVGGTAIDLSPQVIGPRIYAYEGVPSILERDQVAAVLKTVRKDKTPRGLRDHAILQLLATYGLRSSEICNLRLDDINWRAESIRIRHTKTKACSFLPLMEPVGEAVLAYLRAGRPAIDVREIFIRARAPYRKLKMLDKMVRRRLRQAGVKLPGKSGAHVFRHARAVEMLRASVPQKVIGDLLGHRSAESTVPYLKLATEDLRAIALDVPEAGVLS; translated from the coding sequence GTGCTGAAATCCAATGAAGACCTGATCGCGGAGCTCAAGGCCGTACTGGCCGGCCAGCGCTATCACCCGAGGACGATCAGTAACTACTGCGGGTGCGCGCGCAGATTCCTCGATTATCTCGAACGGCGAGAAATCCAGGTTGAGAACGTGACCGAGGCGCTGGTGTCGACATACATAAGCCATGCGAGTGGGATGTTGCGCAAACGCCATGGTCGATCAGGGCCACACCAGCACCCGATCCCGCGCGCCGGAATCCATGCGCTGGTGCGGCTTGCGCAGGGCCAGTGGCCGCCCCCTCCGAAAGCAGCCTGCGCCGCCGAGGCGGTGCGATTTGCGATCTGCGACGAATACGAGGTCTGGCTTCATGAGGCGCGAGGCCTCGCCCCCGCCAGTATCAAAGCATTGATCTGGGAGGCCCGGCACTTCCTGACCTGGCAGTTCAGGCGGAACGGCGACAATAGCCTGACGAGCCTGGGGGTCGACGACATCGACCGCTATATGGATATGCGCGCACCGAAGTTGACGCGCAAATCGTTGAGCGCCGTCGTAAACCGCTTACGCGCTTTGTTGCGGCATCTGCACCGGGTCGGCGGTACTGCGATCGACCTGTCGCCGCAGGTCATCGGTCCGCGGATCTACGCCTATGAGGGGGTGCCCTCGATTCTGGAGCGAGATCAGGTTGCCGCTGTCCTGAAGACTGTGAGAAAGGACAAGACCCCGAGGGGGTTGAGGGACCATGCGATCCTGCAACTGCTCGCGACCTATGGCCTGAGGTCGAGCGAAATCTGCAACCTGCGGCTTGATGACATCAACTGGCGGGCGGAATCGATCCGCATCCGGCACACCAAGACCAAGGCCTGTTCCTTCCTGCCCCTGATGGAGCCGGTCGGCGAAGCAGTGCTTGCTTATTTACGTGCGGGGCGGCCGGCGATCGACGTCCGGGAAATCTTCATCCGCGCGCGTGCACCCTATCGCAAGCTCAAGATGTTGGACAAGATGGTACGGCGCCGACTGCGCCAGGCCGGTGTCAAGCTGCCGGGCAAGAGCGGTGCCCATGTCTTCCGACATGCACGCGCGGTCGAAATGTTGCGCGCATCGGTCCCGCAGAAGGTCATCGGTGATCTGCTCGGGCACCGGTCGGCGGAGTCCACGGTGCCCTATCTCAAGCTTGCCACCGAGGACCTCAGGGCCATCGCACTCGACGTGCCGGAAGCGGGGGTGCTGTCATGA
- a CDS encoding RiPP maturation radical SAM C-methyltransferase, with protein sequence MGRTTHARFPWVNYIVSGEADALMGALCWDILHRGKDIPSADLPFGVFGPAHREAGYPSTSRRDLVPRAAIKNMRDLPLPDFSDYFTELERSLYADRIHPGLPLEFSRGCWWGERSPCTFCGLNGGSITYRQKPAEQAVEEMIEMSARYGLSRIEAVDNILAIDYFEKALPSLTALPKKFAIFFEVKANLKRHEVEKLAGAGVRWIQPGIESLDTRVLKLMGKGTTAAHNVQLLKWCRQYGVRVSWSVLWGFPGESDAWYSEIAACLPLLHHLQPGRTVRLRYQRYSPYHYASGKYGLKLLPAASYRYVYPLSEGDLKDQVYYFEDNEDNDVGGHYIAGDVNRRPGLQAVARGVDAWLRSWYEPKRPILSMRDSGEELTVEDTRAIAVECKHRVKGLKREILLAADEGVPETLLRKRLAATNVRQAEIDAGIAEMTARKLIIRLDGRLVGLPLWHPYQPMPGMTAFPGGYFDRRAMPVGIPRA encoded by the coding sequence ATGGGGCGGACCACTCACGCTCGTTTCCCATGGGTCAATTACATCGTATCGGGCGAGGCCGACGCCCTGATGGGCGCGCTGTGTTGGGACATCCTTCACCGTGGCAAAGACATTCCGTCGGCCGACCTCCCATTTGGCGTTTTCGGTCCGGCGCACCGCGAGGCCGGCTATCCCTCGACCTCGAGGCGCGACTTGGTGCCCAGGGCGGCAATTAAAAACATGCGAGACCTGCCGCTGCCCGATTTTTCGGACTATTTCACTGAACTTGAGCGATCGCTCTATGCCGATCGTATCCATCCCGGACTGCCGTTGGAGTTCTCTCGTGGCTGCTGGTGGGGCGAGCGCAGCCCCTGCACGTTCTGCGGGCTGAACGGCGGATCCATCACCTACCGTCAGAAACCAGCCGAGCAAGCCGTAGAGGAAATGATTGAAATGTCGGCGCGTTACGGCTTGTCGCGTATCGAAGCAGTCGATAATATTTTGGCCATTGACTACTTCGAAAAGGCGCTGCCCTCCCTCACTGCATTACCCAAGAAGTTCGCGATCTTTTTCGAGGTCAAAGCGAATCTGAAACGCCATGAAGTAGAGAAATTGGCCGGTGCCGGCGTCCGCTGGATCCAGCCAGGTATCGAAAGCCTGGACACCCGCGTGTTGAAGTTAATGGGCAAGGGAACGACGGCAGCGCATAATGTTCAGCTCTTAAAATGGTGCCGTCAGTACGGCGTGCGGGTCAGTTGGAGTGTGCTGTGGGGCTTCCCAGGCGAGAGCGACGCATGGTATTCAGAAATCGCCGCTTGTTTGCCGCTGTTACATCACCTGCAGCCAGGACGTACAGTGCGACTGCGATACCAACGCTATAGCCCCTATCATTACGCATCCGGAAAATACGGCCTCAAACTGCTCCCGGCGGCCTCATATCGCTACGTCTATCCCTTGTCGGAAGGCGATCTCAAGGATCAGGTTTATTACTTCGAAGACAATGAAGACAATGATGTCGGCGGTCATTACATAGCGGGCGACGTGAACCGCCGCCCAGGGCTGCAGGCCGTTGCGCGCGGTGTTGATGCCTGGCTAAGATCTTGGTATGAGCCGAAGCGACCCATCCTGTCGATGCGGGATAGCGGCGAAGAGCTAACCGTCGAGGACACGCGGGCCATAGCAGTGGAGTGCAAACATCGCGTGAAGGGCCTCAAGCGCGAAATTCTTCTGGCCGCGGACGAAGGCGTGCCGGAAACGCTCCTGCGCAAACGTCTGGCGGCGACGAATGTAAGACAGGCTGAGATTGACGCGGGAATAGCAGAAATGACGGCTCGCAAACTGATCATACGACTCGATGGGCGGCTGGTTGGGCTTCCCCTCTGGCACCCATACCAGCCAATGCCCGGAATGACCGCGTTCCCAGGAGGCTATTTCGACCGACGTGCAATGCCGGTGGGTATCCCCCGTGCATGA
- a CDS encoding transposase: MTISRAEVITSVERRRRWSQDEKERLVAASLEPGATVSEVARMAGLHVSQLFRWRKELCKHGETSIAPLVPVEIGPSVPPRDVVEASLTTAPARRRRIQGIIEIDLGSGHRIRVDGDVDGDALRRVLDALVRR; this comes from the coding sequence TGATCACATCGGTCGAGCGGCGGCGTCGGTGGTCGCAGGATGAGAAGGAACGGCTAGTTGCAGCATCGCTCGAGCCCGGAGCCACTGTTTCCGAGGTGGCTCGCATGGCCGGCCTTCATGTGAGCCAGCTGTTCAGGTGGCGCAAAGAGCTTTGCAAGCACGGTGAGACGAGTATAGCGCCGTTAGTGCCGGTCGAGATTGGGCCGTCTGTACCGCCGCGGGATGTGGTCGAAGCGTCATTGACGACGGCGCCGGCGCGTCGGCGGAGGATCCAGGGCATCATCGAGATTGATCTTGGTAGCGGACATCGCATCCGGGTCGATGGCGACGTTGATGGAGACGCGCTGCGTCGAGTTCTCGATGCTCTGGTGCGCCGATGA